A stretch of the Ipomoea triloba cultivar NCNSP0323 chromosome 16, ASM357664v1 genome encodes the following:
- the LOC116007810 gene encoding protein VASP homolog, translating into MVELMASPSRKGTQKSSEKDKHNRHSGAPPPPPPPAPPSSSSGFFKKKSSDKRRTSPPPSPFSTYRSVSQPTKSNLVEVQLQDQTQVVYPVENYMVDSESVSSNEDRSRGWISRFSRSRGRG; encoded by the exons ATGGTCGAGCTCATGGCTTCTCCCTCTAGGAAGGGCACCCAAAAAAGCTCCgag AAGGACAAACACAACCGTCATAGCGGcgcaccgccgccgccgccgccacctgCCCCTCCTAGCTCATCTTCCGGCTTTTTCAAGAAGAAGTCATCCGACAAGCGGCGGACGTCGCCACCACCTTCACCGTTTTCAACTTACCGATCAGTTTCACAGCCGACTAAGTCAAATTTGGTCGAGGTTCAACTTCAGGATCAAACACAAGTTGTATATCCCGTCGAAAATTATATGGTAGATTCAGAGAGTGTATCTAGCAATGAAGATCGTTCGCGTGGTTGGATATCGAGATTTAGCCGTTCCAGAGGCCGTGGTTAG
- the LOC116007809 gene encoding AT-hook motif nuclear-localized protein 20-like: MWWGGQVGLPAAAGICSPLLTKELSLITESNNNGDNSNEESRENYDNNEEEDECREGAVLEVGTKRPRGRPPGSKNKPKPPIFVTRDTPNGLRSHVMEIAGGTDVAESIAQFARRRQRGVCVLSGNGAVANVTLRQPTAAGAAVMLQGRFEILSLAGTFLPGPSPPGATGLTVYLAGVQGQVVGGSVVGPLVAAGPVMVIAATFANATYERLPILEDDPPDSAAQFPIESPPPPPPAGADHHGLPEPSSSLPLYNLTPNLFPHGAQLSPHDAYAWQHPRLSNF, encoded by the coding sequence ATGTGGTGGGGTGGACAGGTGGGCTTGCCGGCGGCGGCGGGGATTTGCTCGCCTTTACTCACCAAAGAGCTCTCCTTGATTACCGAAAGCAACAATAATGGCGATAATAGTAATGAAGAGAGCAGAGAgaattatgataataatgaagaagaagatgagtgTAGAGAAGGGGCGGTTCTTGAAGTGGGCACAAAGCGGCCGAGGGGGCGGCCGCCGGGGTCGAAAAACAAGCCGAAACCGCCGATTTTCGTCACGCGCGACACCCCGAACGGGCTGCGGAGTCACGTGATGGAGATCGCCGGCGGGACGGACGTGGCGGAGAGCATAGCGCAGTTCGCGCGGCGGCGGCAGAGAGGCGTTTGCGTCCTCAGCGGCAACGGCGCCGTCGCCAACGTGACGCTTCGGCAGCCCACGGCGGCCGGCGCCGCCGTGATGCTGCAAGGTCGGTTCGAGATTCTGTCGTTGGCCGGGACGTTCCTCCCCGGGCCGTCCCCGCCCGGCGCCACCGGGCTCACGGTGTACTTGGCCGGCGTTCAGGGCCAGGTGGTTGGCGGGAGCGTGGTGGGCCCGCTCGTGGCCGCCGGACCCGTCATGGTCATCGCCGCCACCTTCGCTAACGCCACTTATGAAAGATTGCCGATTCTTGAAGACGACCCGCCGGACTCCGCCGCGCAATTCCCTATTGAGtcccctccgccgccgccgccggccgGAGCGGACCACCACGGCCTGCCGGAACCCTCCTCTTCCCTACCTCTATACAACCTCACACCAAATCTGTTTCCTCATGGAGCGCAATTGAGTCCTCATGATGCCTATGCTTGGCAACATCCTCGGCTCTCCAATTTCTAA